A region of Papilio machaon chromosome 14, ilPapMach1.1, whole genome shotgun sequence DNA encodes the following proteins:
- the LOC106711994 gene encoding uncharacterized protein LOC106711994: protein MNTPKEDDISDEDIPSDFFDDFNKEEFMEGLSVIDSWDVKENPQSRSSRSRINAAAIDGVSDLRELIGDSREDRHANDDDVIRDQNKIGEPRETSNQRYSSNSGHYHHSSQLDNYIKPGSRRDLRKTNEAIRKDKAVKVKEYLSKHLDSIEDLKPPGTELDDFLNEPSAPSKRKPRSRSREKHSRHTSPRDPKFLKSPKREYHFKDKRIYYNSRHYENHRGHPYFKPYHKFRQQSPNWKKHYNYNYPRQNVRGGHSPGPRNNFRLSPPSFGARGRSPRRRSPRLRSPRGRSSRGRSSKGRSPHRYSPRRQSPRRRSRSRSPRSSNYKYSDKRLSMEQKDSFLYPVEMSQIPVPVLNTDGETSHGEFYGHHHLSEYPAGTPGYSYMQSSFPNAGFDYGTPTDSMNIGMSQPTPALIMTATPSMVPPPVASSLATLQVPSGSVRTSSEKPYDALAKLVVEGKLSKEDYLKLAPNKGTFMEKATATQVRVKVLDRCLQALTKLSKLELPNRLFLNNALLEQEHKSLTPKYCSPLKRQAPVDFYFTKTDCESETVRKNRQIIDNIISTIGLSDIVLRSKKNNNKNMADAAVQTTTPFCEVCYIRENTKTNDADTSIDRESFTATVHTQVVDEDLLSSKSVFNPSGGAGNHEHISIAHLTPAQLVSQLAARAKTLKQSQPQRSQFNRRVPGNSYDYGGGGSKDDSFYNKFSNQ from the exons ATGAATACTCCTAAAGAAGATGATATATCGGATGAGGATATTCCAAGCGACTTTTttgatgattttaataaagaagaaTTTATGGAAGGTCTCAGTGTTATAGACAGTTGGGATGTAAAAGAAAATCCGCAATCACGAAGTTCGAGATCACGAATTAACGCCGCCGCTATTGATGGCGTAAGCGACCTCCGAGAACTGATCGGCGACAGCAGAGAAGACAGACACGCCAATGACGACGATGTTATTCGGGATCAAAACAAGATAGGCGAACCGCGCGAGACGTCTAACCAAAGGTATTCTAGTAATAGTGGCCATTATCATCATTCTAGCCAACTAGACAACTATATAAAGCCTGGAAGTCGTCGAGACCTCCGTAAAACTAACGAAGCTATAAGGAAAGATAAAGCAGTGAAAGTCAAAGAATATTTAAGCAAACATCTGGACTCAATTGAGGACCTTAAACCCCCTGGAACTGAACTTGATGACTTTCTTAATGAACCTTCTGCACCTTCAAAACGAAAACCGCGATCGCGAAGTCGTGAAAAACATTCTCGACATACAAGCCCCAGAGATCCCAAGTTTTTGAAGTCTCCCAAAAGAGAATATCATTTTAAGGATAAacgaatttattacaatagtaGACATTATGAAAATCATCGTGGACATCCATATTTTAAACCCTATCACAAATTTCGTCAGCAAAGCCCAAATTGGAAAAAACACTATAATTACAACTATCCAAGGCAAAATGTTAGAGGTGGACATAGCCCAGGACCTCGCAATAATTTTAGACTTAGTCCTCCTTCATTTGGAGCCCGGGGAAGAAGTCCCCGGCGACGCAGCCCACGATTACGCAGCCCCCGAGGACGCAGCTCACGAGGACGTAGCTCAAAAGGACGTAGCCCACATCGATACAGTCCGCGAAGGCAGAGCCCTCGTAGGCGCAGCAGAAGTCGATCACCAAGAtcttcaaattataaatacagcGATAAAAGATTGTCCATGGAACAGAAAGATTCATTTTTGTATCCAGTTGAGATGTCACAAATACCAGTGCCAGTTTTAAATACTGACGGGGAAACTAGCCACGGAGAGTTCTATGGGCATCATCATTTAAGTGAATATCCTGCAGGAACACCGGGGTATTCTTATATGCAAAGTTCTTTTCCTAATGCAGGTTTTGATTATGGAACACCAACAGATTCTATGAACATTGGAATGTCACAGCCTACTCCAGCACTGATCATGACTGCAACACCATCAATGGTTCCTCCTCCCGTTGCAAGCAGCCTGGCTACACTACAAGTGCCTTCTGGTAGTGTGCGAACTTCAAGTGAAAAACCTTATGATGCATTGGCTAAA ttGGTTGTCGAAGGCAAGCTTTCTAAAGAAGACTATCTAAAGTTGGCTCCAAATAAAG GTACATTTATGGAGAAGGCTACAGCTACACAAGTCAGAGTAAAGG TGTTAGACCGCTGCCTCCAAGCTTTGACTAAGCTTAGTAAGTTAGAGTTGCCAAATcgtttatttctaaacaatgCCCTTCTTGAACAAGAACATAAGAGCTTAACTCCCAAATATTGCTCTCCATTGAAGAGGCAAGCACCTGTGGATTTTTACTTCACAAAAACTGATTGTGAATCGGAGACAGTGCGGAAAAATAGACAAATTATTGATAACATCATTTCAACAATAGGGTTAAGTGACATTGTTTTACGCTCAAAAAAGAATAACAACAAGAATATGGCTGATGCGGCAGTTCAAACGACGACCCCGTTCTGCGAAGTGTGTTATATACGTGAAAATACGAAGACCAACGATGCCGATACTAGCATTGATCGTGAAAGTTTTACAGCTACAGTACATACTCAAGTTGTGGACGAAGATTTGCTTAGTTCCAAATCAGTGTTTAATCCAAGTGGCGGTGCCGGGAACCATGAACATATTTCAATAGCGCATCTTACTCCCGCTCAGCTGGTGTCTCAACTCGCGGCCCGTGCGAAGACTTTGAAGCAATCCCAGCCGCAACGCTCTCAGTTCAACAGGCGAGTACCGGGTAACAGCTACGACTATGGCGGAGGTGGCAGTAAAGATGACAGCTTTTACAACAAATTTTCTAATCAATGA
- the LOC106711973 gene encoding uncharacterized protein LOC106711973, producing MPEDKKSNRKNDPKEQRRSRRRNDQQVEKKENKQPATKGQPVPVQKESEPAKAPGPDKPAYEPPGPEFYKNLKRETDEILKITEEANSKYKKKEIQSNWAKYEMPIESYNEIEEQENMGADYEALIQAPLSVGGHFQFKHEKSWDITTGPSLYDKYFEIDMDNLAIALSTIPFYERNSIDQSLFSETDILNMNNRATKFKQKYYNDKSYTTPEMEAQERILQKLRESDEKESSMSEEKVEVTPKDVDFTNLENKNETDNQKMTTNEITSSPSPVKFNEITKIETQPENLDTKEMEYDKPFAKVEEKVNIKQKSVDNKHADDIDEIIAVIDNKNVESQVRSNPKASVNTAAVKVVENISPVKEQAPAKNPVIESPEDLEKWLDDFLDG from the exons atgccGGAAGATAAGAAATCTAA CCGTAAAAATGACCCAAAAGAGCAGAGACGGTCACGACGTCGTAACGATCAGCAAGtcgaaaaaaaagaaaacaaacagcCAGCAACAAAAGGTCAGCCAGTACCAGTGCAAAAGGAATCCGAACCTGCTAAAG CTCCAGGTCCAGATAAGCCTGCATATGAACCTCCTGGACctgagttttataaaaaccttAAGAGGGAGACGGATGAAATTCTTAAAATAACGGAGGAAGCTAACTCAAAGTATAAGAAAAAGGAGATACAAAGTAATTGGGCAAAATATGAAATGCCAATTGAGAGTTACAATGAAATTGAGGAACAGGAGAATATGGGTGCTGATTATGAg GCTCTAATCCAAGCGCCATTATCAGTTGGAGGACATTTTCAATTCAAACATGAAAAGTCATGGGATATTACTACAGGTCCTTctttatatgataaatatttcgaAATTGATATGGACAATTTAGCTATAGCTCTATCCACGATACCATTTTATGAAAGAAATAGTATTGATCAATCATTATTCAGTGAAACAGACATTTTGAATATGAATAACAGAGCTacgaaatttaaacaaaaatattacaatgataAAAGTTATACTACACCAGAAATGGAAGCACAAGAAAGAATTTTACAGAAATTAAGAGAATCGGATGAAAAAGAAAGTAGTATGTCTGAAGAAAAAGTAGAAGTGACACCAAAAGATGTTGATTTTACAAATCTTGAGAACAAAAATGAAACAGACAACCAAAAAATGACAACTAATGAAATAACTTCTAGTCCTAGTCCTGTTAAGTTTAATGAAATTACTAAAATCGAAACTCAACCTGAAAATCTTGATACTAAGGAGATGGAATATGATAAACCATTTGCGAAAGTAGaagaaaaagttaatataaaacaaaaatctgtGGACAATAAACATGCAGatgatattgatgaaataatAGCTGTTAttgataacaaaaatgtaGAAAGCCAAGTAAGATCTAACCCAAAAGCATCAGTAAATACCGCAGCTGTGAAAGTGGTTGAAA ATATCAGTCCAGTAAAGGAGCAGGCACCAGCAAAGAATCCTGTGATCGAATCACCCGAAGATCTAGAAAAATGGCTTGATGATTTCTTAGATGGCTAA